One segment of Labrus mixtus chromosome 10, fLabMix1.1, whole genome shotgun sequence DNA contains the following:
- the lamp2 gene encoding lysosome-associated membrane glycoprotein 2 isoform X1, with the protein MYRYAAVVLFLASGIVFQLSHGVEVMVKDNEDKLCIYANLMVNFSVSYEEVGNKSSTAEFELPSKVTTDGSDCNVTSSLLKLNFGGHTWSVNFTNDGEKYQADSITFSYNLSDKAVFPNAALNETLSVSVKPEITSVVKDTCYSCKSRDTFESDTVNQTLWNVLIQAFVSNNSKSENLTSCAADVPSTTVPPTTHTPTTAPVTNATTAAPTPTTTPTPTLPTPAVGAYMIKPDDNSTACLLANFGLRIGLKQAEKYQEMNFDPNGTITSGKCGVNSSDLIVESKTMTIMLTFTNDTKKFRLHALNITGKTSSGVVFSEANTNLSLWEAAVGASYMCNKEQNYTITNMLTVFTFDLRVQPFGVRKGVFSTAEECQTDAESFLVPIAVGVALLVLILIVLMAYFIGRKRNMATGYESF; encoded by the exons ATGTATCGATAtgcagctgttgttttattcctCGCCTCTGGCATCG TGTTTCAGCTGTCACACGGTGTGGAGGTGATGGTCAAAGACAATGAAGACAAGCTATGTATATATGCCAATCTAATGGTGAACTTCTCAGTCTCATATGAAGAAGTTGGCAATAAG AGTTCTACGGCCGAGTTTGAACTTCCCAGTAAAGTCACAACGGACGGAAGTGACTGTAATGTCACGAGTTCTTTGTTGAAGCTGAATTTTGGAGGACACACCTGGAGTGTGAACTTCACTAACGATGGAGAGAAGTACCAGGCAGACTCCATCACCTTTTCCTACAACCTCAGCGACAAGGCCGTCTTCCCCAATGCTGCGTTAAATG aaaccctctctgtttctgttaagCCTGAAATTACCAGTGTAGTCAAGGACACCTGCTACTCATGCAAAAGCAGAGACACCTTTGAATCTGATACGGTCAATCAGACTCTGTGGAACGTGCTCATACAGGCTTTTGTCAGCAATAACAGCAAGAGTGAGAACC TTACCTCGTGTGCTGCTGATGTACCATCAACCACTGTCCCCCCAACAACACATACCCCCACGACAGCTCCTGTCACAAACGccaccacagccgcccctactCCTACAACTACCCCGACCCCCACCCTCCCAACACCCGCCGTGGGTGCGTACATGATCAAGCCCGACGACAACAGCACGGCCTGTCTGTTAGCCAACTTTGGCCTGCGGATCGGTTTGAAGCAGGCAGAG AAATATCAGGAGATGAACTTTGATCCCAATGGGACCATAACCTCCGGAAAGTGTGGAGTCAACAGCAGTGATCTGATTGTGGAGTCCAAAACAATGACCATAATGCTCACATTCACCAAT GACACAAAGAAATTCCGCCTGCATGCTCTGAACATCACGGGAAAGACCAGCTCTG GTGTTGTGTTTTCGGAGGCGAACACCAACCTGAGTCTGTGGGAGGCAGCTGTCGGTGCCTCTTACATGTGCAACAAAGAACAGAACTACACCATCACCAACATGCTCACGGTCTTCACCTTCGACCTTCGAGTGCAGCCCTTTGGAGTCAGGAAGGGTGTTTTCAGTACAG CCGAGGAATGCCAGACTGATGCAGAGAGCTTCCTTGTTCCCATAGCTGTTGGTGTTGCCCTGCTTGTTCTCATTCTTATCGTTTTGATGGCCTATTTCATcgggagaaagagaaacatggcCACTGGCTACGAGTCTTTCTAG
- the atp1b4 gene encoding protein ATP1B4: MEPSSTEGGAEETLLKNHPPSLPHKVILKHGQELEEEQEELAEHQPLEQEDLNFERWKRRPLPKRTLHQKIDDVKTYLWNAETNEFMGRSGKSWSLILLFYAALYTFLAAMFGGCMFCLMWSISPYHPTYNDRVMPPGMTMAPHLEGHEIAFNASDRKSWKKYARSMDEYLRSYNDGVQDRKNIRCTQDRYFMQDDLEESGERKACQFKRSWLGDCSGLQDPHYGYSQGRPCILLRMNRILGYLPGQGKPINVTCGVKKGPPEALGDIQFFPKSFFELKYYPYYGKQRHVNYSSPVVAVRFAGLQYDTHLQISCKLNGKGIINDSPTDRYLGSVTFSIDVGA, encoded by the exons ATGGAGCCCAGTTCCACAgagggaggagctgaggagacgCTCCTAAAAAATCATCCACCAAGTCTT CCTCACAAAGTGATTCTCAAACATGGCCAAGAGctggaggaagagcaggaggagttGGCCGAGCACCAGCCTCTAGAGCAGGAAGACCTGAACTTTGAGAGGTGGAAGCGCAGGCCGCTACCCAAGAGGACACTGCACCAGAAAATAGACGACGTGAAGACGTACCTGTGGAATGCAGAGACCAATGAATTCATGGGTCGCTCTGGGAAGAGCTGGA GCCTGATCCTCCTCTTCTATGCTGCACTTTATACGTTTCTGGCAGCCATGTTTGGTGGCTGTATGTTTTGCCTCATGTGGTCTATTAGTCCCTACCACCCCACCTACAATGATAGAGTGATGCCACCAG GTATGACGATGGCCCCACACCTAGAGGGCCACGAGATCGCCTTCAACGCCTCCGATCGCAAATCATGGAAGAAGTATGCAAGATCTATGGACGAATATCTACGAT CGTATAATGACGGTGTTCAGGATAGGAAGAACATTCGCTGCACACAGGACCGATACTTCATGCAGGACGacctggaggagagcggagagcGGAAAGCGTGTCAGTTTAAGAGGTCCTGGTTGGGGGACTGTTCGGGGCTGCAGGACCCCCACTATGGCTATTCTCAGGGAAGGCCATGCATCCTCCTCCGAATGAACCGG ATTCTTGGTTACTTACCAGGCCAGGGCAAACCAATAAATGTGACTTGTGGAGTTAAG AAAGGACCCCCTGAAGCTTTGGGAGATATCCAATTTTTTCCCAAAAGCTTTTTTGAGCTGAAGTACTATCCATACTATGGGAAGCAGAGACAT GTAAACTACTCTTCACCGGTGGTGGCTGTGCGTTTTGCAGGATTGCAGTACGACACTCACCTCCAAATCTCGTGCAAACTGAACGGAAAGGGTATCATTAATGATTCACCCACTGACCGCTACCTGGGCAGTGTTACCTTTTCTATAGACGTCGGAGCATGA
- the lamp2 gene encoding lysosome-associated membrane glycoprotein 2 isoform X2, protein MYRYAAVVLFLASGIVFQLSHGVEVMVKDNEDKLCIYANLMVNFSVSYEEVGNKSSTAEFELPSKVTTDGSDCNVTSSLLKLNFGGHTWSVNFTNDGEKYQADSITFSYNLSDKAVFPNAALNETLSVSVKPEITSVVKDTCYSCKSRDTFESDTVNQTLWNVLIQAFVSNNSKSENLTSCAADVPSTTVPPTTHTPTTAPVTNATTAAPTPTTTPTPTLPTPAVGAYMIKPDDNSTACLLANFGLRIGLKQAEKYQEMNFDPNGTITSGKCGVNSSDLIVESKTMTIMLTFTNDTKKFRLHALNITGKTSSGVVFSEANTNLSLWEAAVGASYMCNKEQNYTITNMLTVFTFDLRVQPFGVRKGVFSTAHECSLDDTSILIPIIVGAALAGLILIVVIAYVIGRRKTYVGYQTL, encoded by the exons ATGTATCGATAtgcagctgttgttttattcctCGCCTCTGGCATCG TGTTTCAGCTGTCACACGGTGTGGAGGTGATGGTCAAAGACAATGAAGACAAGCTATGTATATATGCCAATCTAATGGTGAACTTCTCAGTCTCATATGAAGAAGTTGGCAATAAG AGTTCTACGGCCGAGTTTGAACTTCCCAGTAAAGTCACAACGGACGGAAGTGACTGTAATGTCACGAGTTCTTTGTTGAAGCTGAATTTTGGAGGACACACCTGGAGTGTGAACTTCACTAACGATGGAGAGAAGTACCAGGCAGACTCCATCACCTTTTCCTACAACCTCAGCGACAAGGCCGTCTTCCCCAATGCTGCGTTAAATG aaaccctctctgtttctgttaagCCTGAAATTACCAGTGTAGTCAAGGACACCTGCTACTCATGCAAAAGCAGAGACACCTTTGAATCTGATACGGTCAATCAGACTCTGTGGAACGTGCTCATACAGGCTTTTGTCAGCAATAACAGCAAGAGTGAGAACC TTACCTCGTGTGCTGCTGATGTACCATCAACCACTGTCCCCCCAACAACACATACCCCCACGACAGCTCCTGTCACAAACGccaccacagccgcccctactCCTACAACTACCCCGACCCCCACCCTCCCAACACCCGCCGTGGGTGCGTACATGATCAAGCCCGACGACAACAGCACGGCCTGTCTGTTAGCCAACTTTGGCCTGCGGATCGGTTTGAAGCAGGCAGAG AAATATCAGGAGATGAACTTTGATCCCAATGGGACCATAACCTCCGGAAAGTGTGGAGTCAACAGCAGTGATCTGATTGTGGAGTCCAAAACAATGACCATAATGCTCACATTCACCAAT GACACAAAGAAATTCCGCCTGCATGCTCTGAACATCACGGGAAAGACCAGCTCTG GTGTTGTGTTTTCGGAGGCGAACACCAACCTGAGTCTGTGGGAGGCAGCTGTCGGTGCCTCTTACATGTGCAACAAAGAACAGAACTACACCATCACCAACATGCTCACGGTCTTCACCTTCGACCTTCGAGTGCAGCCCTTTGGAGTCAGGAAGGGTGTTTTCAGTACAG CTCATGAATGTTCATTGGATGACACCAGCATCTTAATCCCAATCATTGTTGGCGCTGCTCTGGCTGGCTTGATTCTCATTGTAGTGATCGCTTACGTGATTGGTCGAAGAAAGACTTATGTTGGATATCAGACCCTTTAA